A region from the Lycium barbarum isolate Lr01 chromosome 8, ASM1917538v2, whole genome shotgun sequence genome encodes:
- the LOC132607128 gene encoding uncharacterized protein LOC132607128, protein MENFGLHMLVGRWFMVFASLLILSVAGGTYIFGLYSEEVKKSLGYDQTTLNLLSFFKDLGANVGIISGLINEVTPPWVVLLLGAFMNFSGYFSIWLAVTGRLPKPKVWQMCFCIFIGANSQTFANTGVIVTCVKNFPESRGIVLGLLKGFVGLSGAILTQLYHAFYGNNAKSLILLIGWLPAVVSCVFLRVIRTMKVTKQENELKIFYQLLFMSLGLAGFLMAIIIVQNRVEFNSVGYWSTAATILVLLFAPIILVIREELKLFDTKKQSLSHPIEVRVSEIERPLQSSATVVPTNDQKDHVSFFQNVFKPPERGEDYTILQAVLSIDMLILFIATIFGAGGLLTAMDNLGQIGKALGYPTSSITTFVSLVSIWGYLGRVGSGFASEIFLEKYKFPRPLMLTLVLLFSCVGHVLIAFGVPDTLYIASVLMGFCFGALWPLIFAIISEIFGLKHYSTLLNFGGAASPIGAYIFNVKVAGNLYDREAMKQMEAHGIIRKHGQDLTCTGVECYKMAFLIIAASTFVGFVVSLVLVLRTFKFYKGDIYKKFRE, encoded by the coding sequence ATGGAAAATTTTGGTCTGCACATGCTTGTTGGTCGATGGTTTATGGTTTTTGCTTCACTTTTGATCTTGTCTGTCGCAGGTGGCACTTACATATTTGGTCTCTACTCTGAAGAAGTCAAGAAATCATTAGGTTATGACCAAACAACCTTAAACTTACTTAGTTTTTTCAAAGATTTAGGTGCAAACGTTGGAATTATTTCTGGTTTAATCAATGAAGTCACCCCACCATGGGTTGTTCTTCTTCTTGGTGCATTTATGAACTTTTCTGGGTATTTTTCTATATGGCTTGCTGTTACAGGGAGATTACCTAAACCCAAAGTTTGGCAAATGTGTTTTTGTATTTTCATTGGGGCAAATTCACAGACTTTTGCAAATACTGGGGTTATAGTGACTTGTGTTAAGAATTTCCCAGAAAGCAGGGGAATTGTTCTTGGACTTTTAAAGGGTTTTGTTGGTTTAAGTGGTGCTATACTTACACAATTATATCATGCCTTTTATGGAAATAATGCGAAATCCTTAATCTTGCTTATTGGTTGGTTACCTGCTGTTGTTTCTTGTGTTTTTCTTAGAGTTATTAGGACTATGAAGGTTACTAAGCAAGAAAATGAACTCAAGATTTTTTACCAACTACTCTTTATGTCACTTGGTCTAGCTGGTTTTCTCATGGCTATAATTATAGTGCAAAATAGAGTTGAGTTTAATAGCGTTGGTTATTGGTCAACTGCTGCTACCATTCTTGTTTTGCTATTTGCTCCTATAATTCTTGTCATCAGAGAAGAATTAAAACTATTTGACACGAAGAAACAAAGTTTAAGTCATCCTATAGAAGTCAGAGTTAGTGAAATTGAAAGACCACTTCAATCTTCAGCAACTGTTGTTCCAACTAATGATCAGAAAGATCATGTTTCCTTCTTTCAAAATGTGTTTAAACCACCAGAGAGAGGGGAGGATTATACAATATTGCAAGCAGTTCTCAGCATAGATATGTTGATTTTGTTTATTGCTACGATTTTCGGAGCAGGGGGACTTTTAACAGCTATGGATAATTTAGGTCAAATTGGTAAAGCCTTAGGTTATCCAACATCAAGTATTACTACATTTGTGTCACTTGTGAGTATATGGGGTTATCTCGGGCGAGTAGGTTCTGGATTCGCCTCTGAGATTTTCTTGGAAAAATACAAGTTCCCGCGCCCGTTGATGCTCACATTGGTGCTTCTTTTCTCTTGTGTGGGCCATGTTTTGATCGCGTTTGGTGTGCCTGATACTTTATATATTGCATCTGTGCTAATGGGGTTCTGTTTTGGTGCTCTATGGCCGTTGATATTCGCGATCATATCTGAGATATTTGGGCTTAAGCATTATTCGACGTTGCTCAACTTTGGTGGTGCTGCAAGCCCTATCGGGGCCTACATATTCAATGTTAAGGTGGCTGGTAATTTGTATGATAGAGAAGCAATGAAGCAAATGGAAGCTCATGGGATTATTAGGAAGCATGGTCAAGACTTGACTTGTACTGGAGTTGAGTGTTACAAAATGGCTTTCTTGATTATTGCAGCATCTACTTTTGTGGGGTTTGTTGTTTCTTTGGTTTTGGTGCTTAGAACATTCAAGTTTTATAAAGGGGATATTTATAAGAAGTTCAGAGAATAA